A window of the Lactuca sativa cultivar Salinas chromosome 7, Lsat_Salinas_v11, whole genome shotgun sequence genome harbors these coding sequences:
- the LOC111879516 gene encoding EG45-like domain containing protein, whose translation MGFMTRVFFLIAMVAYLTSVAHAIAGQATFYTPPYVPSSCFGFEDRGVMILAANSGLFANRAACGDRYRVTCTGRTNDGVLNPCTGRSVDVTVVDLCPGCAANQVDLSQEAFAVIANTDAGRINIEYNRI comes from the exons ATGGGTTTCATGACAAGAGTTTTTTTCCTGATTGCCATGGTTGCATACTTGACTTCTGTTGCTCACGCCATTGCAGGCCAAGCAACTTTCTACACCCCTCCCTACGTGC CATCATCATGTTTTGGCTTTGAAGATCGTGGTGTTATGATTCTAGCAGCAAACAGTGGTTTGTTTGCCAACAGAGCTGCATGTGGAGATAGGTACCGTGTTACTTGCACCGGTAGAACCAATGATGGTGTTCTGAACCCATGCACAGGAAGAAGCGTTGATGTAACTGTTGTAGATCTTTGTCCCGGATGTGCAGCAAATCAAGTTGACCTTTCCCAAGAGGCGTTTGCTGTGATTGCTAATACGGATGCGGGGAGAATTAACATTGAATATAACCG GATCTGA
- the LOC122195071 gene encoding uncharacterized protein LOC122195071 isoform X2: MSNRTSPHLLLFVLIVFTLGITEQDFKTTSISGFFIFASIAIFLRISDRNPLTRTSMMPCETQISSSSWDPRLGNRDSPYGKNNENEVVNFTVL, from the exons ATGAGCAATCGTACCTCACCACACCTTCTTCTTTTTGTTCTTATT GTTTTCACTTTAGGAATTACTGAGCAGGACTTCAAGACGACATCAATATCGGGTTTCTTCATTTTCGCTTCGATTGCCATTTTTCTTCGGATATCAGATAGGAATCCACTGACACGGACTTCTATGATGCCTTGTGAGACTCAAATTTCTTCATCTTCCTGGGATCCCAGATTAG GCAATAGAGATAGCCCATATggtaaaaataatgaaaatgaagTTGTTAACTTCACAGTG CTCTAG
- the LOC122195071 gene encoding uncharacterized protein LOC122195071 isoform X1 translates to MSNRTSPHLLLFVLIVFTLGITEQDFKTTSISGFFIFASIAIFLRISDRNPLTRTSMMPCETQISSSSWDPRLGNRDSPYGKNNENEVVNFTVVIFYIFQVLFSHSFHCFITNLTTPAPIPVAYCQRYV, encoded by the exons ATGAGCAATCGTACCTCACCACACCTTCTTCTTTTTGTTCTTATT GTTTTCACTTTAGGAATTACTGAGCAGGACTTCAAGACGACATCAATATCGGGTTTCTTCATTTTCGCTTCGATTGCCATTTTTCTTCGGATATCAGATAGGAATCCACTGACACGGACTTCTATGATGCCTTGTGAGACTCAAATTTCTTCATCTTCCTGGGATCCCAGATTAG GCAATAGAGATAGCCCATATggtaaaaataatgaaaatgaagTTGTTAACTTCACAGTGGTAATCTTCTATATATTCCAAGTTTTGTTTAGTCATTCTTTCCATtgttttattactaatttaaCAACACCTGCACCTATACCAGTTGCCTATTGTCAAAGATATGTGTAG
- the LOC111879590 gene encoding EG45-like domain containing protein produces the protein MGLIARTFFLIAMVACFASVAHAIAGQATFYTPPYVPSSCFGFEDRGVLILAANSGLFANRAACGDRYRVTCTGRTNDGVLNPCTGRSVDVTVVDLCPGCAANQVDLSQEAFAVIANTDAGRINVEYNRMGINEVRMQYAKINSLMISLL, from the exons ATGGGTTTGATTGCGAGAACTTTTTTCTTGATTGCCATGGTTGCATGCTTTGCTTCAGTTGCTCACGCCATTGCAGGCCAAGCAACTTTCTACACTCCTCCCTACGTGC CATCATCGTGTTTTGGTTTTGAGGATCGTGGGGTTCTGATTCTAGCAGCAAACAGTGGTTTGTTTGCCAACAGAGCTGCATGTGGAGATAGGTACCGTGTTACTTGCACCGGTAGAACCAATGATGGTGTTCTGAACCCATGCACAGGCAGAAGCGTTGATGTAACTGTTGTAGATCTTTGTCCCGGATGTGCAGCAAATCAAGTTGACCTTTCCCAAGAGGCGTTTGCTGTGATTGCTAATACGGATGCGGGGAGAATTAACGTTGAATATAACCG gATGGGAATTAATGAAGTACGTATGCAATACGCTAAAATCAATTCTCTTATGATCAGTTTACTTTGA